The following are from one region of the Heliangelus exortis chromosome 2, bHelExo1.hap1, whole genome shotgun sequence genome:
- the ITGB1 gene encoding integrin beta-1 isoform X3: protein MAETNLKLLTWAGILCCLLWNGFAQQGGSDCIKANAKSCGECIQAGPNCGWCTKPDFLQEGEPTSARCDDLAALKSKGCPNDDIENPRGDKLTLENREVTNRKKGAAEKLKPEAITQIQPQKLVLKLRVGEPQTFSLKFKRAEDYPIDLYYLMDLSYSMKDDLENVKSLGTALMLEMEKITSDFRIGFGSFVEKTVMPYISTTPAKLRNPCTGDQNCTSPFSYKNVLSLTSEGNKFNELVGKQHISGNLDSPEGGFDAIMQVAVCGEEIGWRNVTRLLVFSTDAGFHFAGDGKLGGIVLPNDGKCHLENNMYTMSHYYDYPSIAHLVQKLSENNIQTIFAVTEEFQAVYKELKNLIPKSAVGTLSSNSSNVIQLIIDAYNSLSSEVILENTKLPKGVTISYKSFCKNGVNGTQEDGRKCSNISIGDEVLFEINVTANECPKKEQNETFKIKPLGFTEEVEINLQFVCECQCQSEGEPNSSACHEGNGTFECGACRCNEGRIGRLCECSTDEVNSEDMDAYCRRENSTEICSNNGECICGQCVCKKRENTNEVYSGKYCECDNFNCDRSNGLICGGNGICKCRVCECFPNFTGSACDCSLDTFPCMASNGQICNGRGTCECGTCNCTDPKFQGPTCEMCQTCLGVCAEHKDCVQCRAFDKGEKKETCAQECMHFNMTRVESRDKLPQPGQPDPLSHCKEKDVDDCWFYFTYSVNSNGEPNVHVVETPECPSGPDIIPIVAGVVAGIVLIGLALLLIWKLLMIIHDRREFAKFEKEKMNAKWDTQENPIYKSPINNFKNPNYGRKAGL from the exons ACTTGGCAGCACTAAAGAGTAAAGGCTGTCCTAATGATGATATAGAAAATCCCAGAGGTGACAAATTGACGCTTGAAAATAGAGAAGTGACAAATCGTAAGAAAGGTgctgcagagaagctgaaacCAGAGGCCATTACACAGATCCAGCCACAAAAATTAGTACTGAAACTAAGAGTTG GGGAACCCCAGAcgttttcattaaaatttaagaGAGCTGAAGATTACCCCATTGACCTTTATTATCTTATGGACCTCTCCTATTCCATGAAAGATGATTTAGAGAACGTGAAAAGCCTCGGAACAGCTCTGAtgttagaaatggaaaaaataacttcagacTTTCGAATTG gGTTTGGATCTTTTGTGGAAAAAACTGTGATGCCATATATAAGCACAACACCAGCCAAACTCAGAAATCCTTGTACAGGTGACCAGAACTGTACAAGTCCATTCAGCTATAAAAATGTGCTCAGCCTTACCAGTGAAGGCAATAAATTCAATGAACTTGTAGGTAAACAGCACATTTCTGGAAATTTAGATTCTCCTGAAGGTGGATTTGATGCAATAATGCAGGTTGCAGTTTGTGGG GAAGAAATTGGCTGGAGAAATGTTACAAGACTCCTAGTGTTTTCCACAGATGCTGGATTCCACTTTGCAGGAGATGGTAAACTTGGTGGAATTGTTTTACCAAATGATGGAAAATGTCACCTGGAAAATAATATGTACACAATGAGCCACTATTAC GATTATCCCTCTATTGCTCATCTGGTACAGAAGCTTAGTGAGAACAATATTCAGACAATCTTTGCTGTTACTGAAGAGTTTCAGGCAGTTTataag GAATTGAAAAATCTGATACCAAAATCAGCAGTGGGAACATTGTCTTCAAACTCCAGTAATGTGATTCAGCTGATCATTGATGCATACAAT TCCCTTTCTTCAGAGGTCATCCTGGAAAATACTAAGCTACCAAAAGGAGTGACAATCAGTTATAAGTCCTTCTGCAAGAATGGAGTCAATGGCACACAAGAAGATGGAAGGAAATGTTCTAATATTTCAATTGGAGATGAG gtTTTATTTGAGATTAATGTAACAGCCAATGAATGtccaaaaaaagaacaaaatgaaacatttaaaattaaaccacTGGGATTCACGGAAGAGGTGGAAATTAATCTCCAGTTTGTCTGTGAATGTCAGTGTCAAAGTGAAGGAGAACCTAATAGTTCAGCCTGCCATGAAGGAAATGGAACATTTGAATGTGGTGCATGCag GTGTAATGAAGGTCGTATTGGAAGACTATGTGAATGTAGTACAGATGAAGTAAATAGTGAGGATATGGATGCTTACTGCAGGAGGGAGAACAGTACAGAAATATGCAGCAATAATGGAGAATGCATTTGTGGGCAATGTGTATgcaagaaaagagagaacaCTAATGAAGTGTATTCTGGCAAATATTGTGAATGTGATAACTTCAACTGTGATCGATCAAATGGTTTGATTTGTGGAG GAAATGGTATCTGCAAATGCAGAGTGTGTGAGTGTTTCCCCAACTTCACTGGTAGTGCCTGTGATTGTTCTTTGGATACTTTTCCATGTATGGCATCCAATGGGCAGATTTGCAATGGAAGAGGAACCTGTGAATGTGGCACCTGTAATTGTACAGATCCCAAATTCCAAGGCCCCACGTGTGAAATGTGTCAGACTTGCCTCGGTGTCTGTGCAGAGCACAA AGACTGTGTTCAGTGCAGAGCTTTTGAtaagggagaaaagaaggaaacgTGTGCTCAGGAATGTATGCATTTCAACATGACACGAGTAGAAAGTCGAGACAAGTTGCCACAGCCTGGACAGCCAGATCCCTTGTCTCACTGCAAAGAGAAGGATGTTGATGATTGCTGGTTCTACTTCACATATTCTGTCAACTCAAATGGTGAACCCAATGTCCACGTGGTAGAGACCCCAG AATGCCCCAGTGGCCCAGACATCATTCCCATCGTAGCTGGTGTGGTTGCTGGAATTGTTCTTATTGGACTTGCATTGTTATTGATTTGGAAACTACTCATGATCATTCACGACAGAAGAGAATTTGCTAAatttgaaaaggagaaaatgaatgCCAAGTGGGATACG CAAGAAAATCCAATATACAAGAGCCCTATTAACAATTTCAAGAATCCAAACTATGGACGTAAAGCTGGTCTCTAA
- the ITGB1 gene encoding integrin beta-1 isoform X4, which yields MDLSYSMKDDLENVKSLGTALMLEMEKITSDFRIGFGSFVEKTVMPYISTTPAKLRNPCTGDQNCTSPFSYKNVLSLTSEGNKFNELVGKQHISGNLDSPEGGFDAIMQVAVCGEEIGWRNVTRLLVFSTDAGFHFAGDGKLGGIVLPNDGKCHLENNMYTMSHYYDYPSIAHLVQKLSENNIQTIFAVTEEFQAVYKELKNLIPKSAVGTLSSNSSNVIQLIIDAYNSLSSEVILENTKLPKGVTISYKSFCKNGVNGTQEDGRKCSNISIGDEVLFEINVTANECPKKEQNETFKIKPLGFTEEVEINLQFVCECQCQSEGEPNSSACHEGNGTFECGACRCNEGRIGRLCECSTDEVNSEDMDAYCRRENSTEICSNNGECICGQCVCKKRENTNEVYSGKYCECDNFNCDRSNGLICGGNGICKCRVCECFPNFTGSACDCSLDTFPCMASNGQICNGRGTCECGTCNCTDPKFQGPTCEMCQTCLGVCAEHKDCVQCRAFDKGEKKETCAQECMHFNMTRVESRDKLPQPGQPDPLSHCKEKDVDDCWFYFTYSVNSNGEPNVHVVETPECPSGPDIIPIVAGVVAGIVLIGLALLLIWKLLMIIHDRREFAKFEKEKMNAKWDTGENPIYKSAVTTVVNPKYEGK from the exons ATGGACCTCTCCTATTCCATGAAAGATGATTTAGAGAACGTGAAAAGCCTCGGAACAGCTCTGAtgttagaaatggaaaaaataacttcagacTTTCGAATTG gGTTTGGATCTTTTGTGGAAAAAACTGTGATGCCATATATAAGCACAACACCAGCCAAACTCAGAAATCCTTGTACAGGTGACCAGAACTGTACAAGTCCATTCAGCTATAAAAATGTGCTCAGCCTTACCAGTGAAGGCAATAAATTCAATGAACTTGTAGGTAAACAGCACATTTCTGGAAATTTAGATTCTCCTGAAGGTGGATTTGATGCAATAATGCAGGTTGCAGTTTGTGGG GAAGAAATTGGCTGGAGAAATGTTACAAGACTCCTAGTGTTTTCCACAGATGCTGGATTCCACTTTGCAGGAGATGGTAAACTTGGTGGAATTGTTTTACCAAATGATGGAAAATGTCACCTGGAAAATAATATGTACACAATGAGCCACTATTAC GATTATCCCTCTATTGCTCATCTGGTACAGAAGCTTAGTGAGAACAATATTCAGACAATCTTTGCTGTTACTGAAGAGTTTCAGGCAGTTTataag GAATTGAAAAATCTGATACCAAAATCAGCAGTGGGAACATTGTCTTCAAACTCCAGTAATGTGATTCAGCTGATCATTGATGCATACAAT TCCCTTTCTTCAGAGGTCATCCTGGAAAATACTAAGCTACCAAAAGGAGTGACAATCAGTTATAAGTCCTTCTGCAAGAATGGAGTCAATGGCACACAAGAAGATGGAAGGAAATGTTCTAATATTTCAATTGGAGATGAG gtTTTATTTGAGATTAATGTAACAGCCAATGAATGtccaaaaaaagaacaaaatgaaacatttaaaattaaaccacTGGGATTCACGGAAGAGGTGGAAATTAATCTCCAGTTTGTCTGTGAATGTCAGTGTCAAAGTGAAGGAGAACCTAATAGTTCAGCCTGCCATGAAGGAAATGGAACATTTGAATGTGGTGCATGCag GTGTAATGAAGGTCGTATTGGAAGACTATGTGAATGTAGTACAGATGAAGTAAATAGTGAGGATATGGATGCTTACTGCAGGAGGGAGAACAGTACAGAAATATGCAGCAATAATGGAGAATGCATTTGTGGGCAATGTGTATgcaagaaaagagagaacaCTAATGAAGTGTATTCTGGCAAATATTGTGAATGTGATAACTTCAACTGTGATCGATCAAATGGTTTGATTTGTGGAG GAAATGGTATCTGCAAATGCAGAGTGTGTGAGTGTTTCCCCAACTTCACTGGTAGTGCCTGTGATTGTTCTTTGGATACTTTTCCATGTATGGCATCCAATGGGCAGATTTGCAATGGAAGAGGAACCTGTGAATGTGGCACCTGTAATTGTACAGATCCCAAATTCCAAGGCCCCACGTGTGAAATGTGTCAGACTTGCCTCGGTGTCTGTGCAGAGCACAA AGACTGTGTTCAGTGCAGAGCTTTTGAtaagggagaaaagaaggaaacgTGTGCTCAGGAATGTATGCATTTCAACATGACACGAGTAGAAAGTCGAGACAAGTTGCCACAGCCTGGACAGCCAGATCCCTTGTCTCACTGCAAAGAGAAGGATGTTGATGATTGCTGGTTCTACTTCACATATTCTGTCAACTCAAATGGTGAACCCAATGTCCACGTGGTAGAGACCCCAG AATGCCCCAGTGGCCCAGACATCATTCCCATCGTAGCTGGTGTGGTTGCTGGAATTGTTCTTATTGGACTTGCATTGTTATTGATTTGGAAACTACTCATGATCATTCACGACAGAAGAGAATTTGCTAAatttgaaaaggagaaaatgaatgCCAAGTGGGATACG ggTGAAAATCCTATTTACAAGAGTGCAGTGACAACTGTGGTCAATCCTAAATATGAGGGAAAATGA
- the ITGB1 gene encoding integrin beta-1 isoform X2: MAETNLKLLTWAGILCCLLWNGFAQQGGSDCIKANAKSCGECIQAGPNCGWCTKPDFLQEGEPTSARCDDLAALKSKGCPNDDIENPRGDKLTLENREVTNRKKGAAEKLKPEAITQIQPQKLVLKLRVGEPQTFSLKFKRAEDYPIDLYYLMDLSYSMKDDLENVKSLGTALMLEMEKITSDFRIGFGSFVEKTVMPYISTTPAKLRNPCTGDQNCTSPFSYKNVLSLTSEGNKFNELVGKQHISGNLDSPEGGFDAIMQVAVCGEEIGWRNVTRLLVFSTDAGFHFAGDGKLGGIVLPNDGKCHLENNMYTMSHYYDYPSIAHLVQKLSENNIQTIFAVTEEFQAVYKELKNLIPKSAVGTLSSNSSNVIQLIIDAYNSLSSEVILENTKLPKGVTISYKSFCKNGVNGTQEDGRKCSNISIGDEVLFEINVTANECPKKEQNETFKIKPLGFTEEVEINLQFVCECQCQSEGEPNSSACHEGNGTFECGACRCNEGRIGRLCECSTDEVNSEDMDAYCRRENSTEICSNNGECICGQCVCKKRENTNEVYSGKYCECDNFNCDRSNGLICGGNGICKCRVCECFPNFTGSACDCSLDTFPCMASNGQICNGRGTCECGTCNCTDPKFQGPTCEMCQTCLGVCAEHKDCVQCRAFDKGEKKETCAQECMHFNMTRVESRDKLPQPGQPDPLSHCKEKDVDDCWFYFTYSVNSNGEPNVHVVETPECPSGPDIIPIVAGVVAGIVLIGLALLLIWKLLMIIHDRREFAKFEKEKMNAKWDTGENPIYKSAVTTVVNPKYEGK, encoded by the exons ACTTGGCAGCACTAAAGAGTAAAGGCTGTCCTAATGATGATATAGAAAATCCCAGAGGTGACAAATTGACGCTTGAAAATAGAGAAGTGACAAATCGTAAGAAAGGTgctgcagagaagctgaaacCAGAGGCCATTACACAGATCCAGCCACAAAAATTAGTACTGAAACTAAGAGTTG GGGAACCCCAGAcgttttcattaaaatttaagaGAGCTGAAGATTACCCCATTGACCTTTATTATCTTATGGACCTCTCCTATTCCATGAAAGATGATTTAGAGAACGTGAAAAGCCTCGGAACAGCTCTGAtgttagaaatggaaaaaataacttcagacTTTCGAATTG gGTTTGGATCTTTTGTGGAAAAAACTGTGATGCCATATATAAGCACAACACCAGCCAAACTCAGAAATCCTTGTACAGGTGACCAGAACTGTACAAGTCCATTCAGCTATAAAAATGTGCTCAGCCTTACCAGTGAAGGCAATAAATTCAATGAACTTGTAGGTAAACAGCACATTTCTGGAAATTTAGATTCTCCTGAAGGTGGATTTGATGCAATAATGCAGGTTGCAGTTTGTGGG GAAGAAATTGGCTGGAGAAATGTTACAAGACTCCTAGTGTTTTCCACAGATGCTGGATTCCACTTTGCAGGAGATGGTAAACTTGGTGGAATTGTTTTACCAAATGATGGAAAATGTCACCTGGAAAATAATATGTACACAATGAGCCACTATTAC GATTATCCCTCTATTGCTCATCTGGTACAGAAGCTTAGTGAGAACAATATTCAGACAATCTTTGCTGTTACTGAAGAGTTTCAGGCAGTTTataag GAATTGAAAAATCTGATACCAAAATCAGCAGTGGGAACATTGTCTTCAAACTCCAGTAATGTGATTCAGCTGATCATTGATGCATACAAT TCCCTTTCTTCAGAGGTCATCCTGGAAAATACTAAGCTACCAAAAGGAGTGACAATCAGTTATAAGTCCTTCTGCAAGAATGGAGTCAATGGCACACAAGAAGATGGAAGGAAATGTTCTAATATTTCAATTGGAGATGAG gtTTTATTTGAGATTAATGTAACAGCCAATGAATGtccaaaaaaagaacaaaatgaaacatttaaaattaaaccacTGGGATTCACGGAAGAGGTGGAAATTAATCTCCAGTTTGTCTGTGAATGTCAGTGTCAAAGTGAAGGAGAACCTAATAGTTCAGCCTGCCATGAAGGAAATGGAACATTTGAATGTGGTGCATGCag GTGTAATGAAGGTCGTATTGGAAGACTATGTGAATGTAGTACAGATGAAGTAAATAGTGAGGATATGGATGCTTACTGCAGGAGGGAGAACAGTACAGAAATATGCAGCAATAATGGAGAATGCATTTGTGGGCAATGTGTATgcaagaaaagagagaacaCTAATGAAGTGTATTCTGGCAAATATTGTGAATGTGATAACTTCAACTGTGATCGATCAAATGGTTTGATTTGTGGAG GAAATGGTATCTGCAAATGCAGAGTGTGTGAGTGTTTCCCCAACTTCACTGGTAGTGCCTGTGATTGTTCTTTGGATACTTTTCCATGTATGGCATCCAATGGGCAGATTTGCAATGGAAGAGGAACCTGTGAATGTGGCACCTGTAATTGTACAGATCCCAAATTCCAAGGCCCCACGTGTGAAATGTGTCAGACTTGCCTCGGTGTCTGTGCAGAGCACAA AGACTGTGTTCAGTGCAGAGCTTTTGAtaagggagaaaagaaggaaacgTGTGCTCAGGAATGTATGCATTTCAACATGACACGAGTAGAAAGTCGAGACAAGTTGCCACAGCCTGGACAGCCAGATCCCTTGTCTCACTGCAAAGAGAAGGATGTTGATGATTGCTGGTTCTACTTCACATATTCTGTCAACTCAAATGGTGAACCCAATGTCCACGTGGTAGAGACCCCAG AATGCCCCAGTGGCCCAGACATCATTCCCATCGTAGCTGGTGTGGTTGCTGGAATTGTTCTTATTGGACTTGCATTGTTATTGATTTGGAAACTACTCATGATCATTCACGACAGAAGAGAATTTGCTAAatttgaaaaggagaaaatgaatgCCAAGTGGGATACG ggTGAAAATCCTATTTACAAGAGTGCAGTGACAACTGTGGTCAATCCTAAATATGAGGGAAAATGA